The Paenibacillus antri genome includes a region encoding these proteins:
- the pstA gene encoding phosphate ABC transporter permease PstA, producing the protein MARTKEELRIASRKRKNAVFHGLFFASTLIGVVALVLLIYQVVSQGIGWLNWDFLTNNSSRRPERSGIYTALIGTLWLMAIVAPLTFVIGVGTAIYLEEYAKDTKLSRIIQTNISNLAGVPSIVYGILGLTIFVRIFAFGSSILAGALTMTLLVLPVIIVAAQEAIKAVPGSLRHASFALGANRWQTIVRVVLPSAMPGIMTGSILSLSRAIGETAPLIVVGAAAFIVRPPEHLLSQFTVLPIQIYTWSSQPQAEFQNIAAAAILVLLVILLGMNAAAIILRNKFQKRL; encoded by the coding sequence ATGGCGCGTACGAAAGAAGAGCTTCGGATCGCCAGCCGGAAGCGGAAGAACGCCGTATTCCACGGGCTGTTCTTCGCCTCCACCCTGATCGGGGTCGTAGCTCTCGTCTTGCTTATATATCAAGTCGTGTCCCAGGGGATCGGATGGCTTAACTGGGATTTCCTCACGAACAACTCGTCCCGCCGGCCGGAGCGGTCCGGCATCTACACGGCGCTCATCGGCACGCTGTGGCTCATGGCTATCGTGGCGCCGCTGACGTTCGTGATCGGCGTAGGGACCGCGATTTACTTGGAGGAATACGCGAAAGACACGAAGCTGTCGCGAATCATTCAAACGAACATATCGAATCTCGCGGGCGTGCCGTCGATCGTCTACGGTATCTTGGGCCTTACGATCTTCGTCCGGATCTTCGCCTTCGGCTCGAGCATTCTGGCCGGCGCGCTGACGATGACGCTACTCGTGCTGCCCGTCATTATCGTCGCGGCGCAGGAAGCGATCAAAGCGGTGCCCGGCAGCCTCCGGCACGCCTCGTTCGCCCTCGGGGCGAATCGATGGCAAACGATCGTTCGCGTCGTGCTTCCGTCCGCGATGCCGGGCATTATGACGGGCTCGATTCTATCGCTGTCCCGCGCGATCGGGGAAACCGCCCCGCTCATCGTCGTCGGCGCGGCGGCGTTCATCGTTCGTCCGCCGGAGCATCTGCTGTCGCAGTTCACGGTGCTGCCGATTCAAATTTACACCTGGTCGAGCCAGCCGCAGGCCGAGTTCCAGAACATCGCCGCGGCCGCCATTCTCGTGCTGCTCGTCATCCTGCTCGGCATGAATGCCGCGGCGATCATTCTGCGCAACAAATTTCAAAAGAGACTGTAA
- a CDS encoding methyl-accepting chemotaxis protein: MKRFSLALKLTLGFAIVLLIFTAVSVFTTLRLEQLKAMDTELRALAERQETALTLKSLVEQMDAVASGYMISGKPELEKRYMESVPELTRLTELVGASAETRDQRNWRARLTMVSQEFVDHFERSAAIVADASTDAAAKQPKIAAAFNASQVHKQVIFELVQSFYDDYSRAEGEARAEYSALIESTRAVAILSTAAAFAVAAALAAVVVRSLTVGVRRLRLGIERVKSGDLSRDIAAGSKDELGALSDDFDASVAAVRGMLARTKGIAEALQAHSARLRDVAGSTKDANASIVRAMEEISAGSAKQAEQTEQGVATITELEERMDGVLTATGVLADASDRAKTSLRDGETTVRELEARSERTGDALRDMSAALTALESRAADIFGMTNAIHDISQQTNILALNASIEAARAGEHGRGFSVIAEEVRLLSLQATEASRRIDDMLSPLQSGMQDAARSLASTADSFADQRRAVSDAGAAFEGIVRILGVFEAETRRIGERVNEAKRKQAELVGSVHVVASVAQQTAAGVEETAAAAALQDEAVGRVAEEATELHELAETLFGEIDKFRV; encoded by the coding sequence GTGAAACGTTTTTCGCTGGCTTTGAAGTTGACATTAGGGTTCGCCATCGTGTTGTTAATATTCACCGCCGTCTCCGTCTTTACCACGCTTCGCTTGGAACAGCTGAAGGCGATGGACACCGAGCTTCGCGCCTTGGCGGAACGGCAGGAGACCGCCCTCACGCTCAAGAGCCTGGTCGAACAGATGGACGCCGTCGCCTCCGGGTACATGATCTCGGGCAAGCCGGAGCTGGAAAAGCGGTATATGGAGAGCGTTCCGGAGCTGACCCGCTTAACGGAGCTTGTCGGCGCCTCCGCCGAGACGAGAGATCAACGCAACTGGCGCGCCAGGTTGACCATGGTGTCTCAAGAGTTCGTCGATCACTTCGAACGGTCGGCGGCCATCGTGGCCGACGCGTCGACGGACGCCGCCGCGAAACAGCCGAAGATCGCCGCCGCCTTCAATGCGTCGCAAGTGCATAAGCAAGTCATCTTCGAGCTTGTTCAATCGTTCTACGACGATTACTCAAGGGCGGAAGGGGAAGCCCGAGCGGAATACAGCGCATTAATCGAAAGCACGCGCGCCGTCGCGATTTTGTCGACCGCCGCCGCCTTCGCGGTCGCGGCCGCGCTCGCCGCCGTCGTCGTCCGCTCCTTGACCGTCGGCGTGAGGCGTCTGCGCCTCGGGATCGAGCGGGTGAAGTCCGGCGACCTGTCACGGGATATCGCCGCGGGGTCGAAGGACGAGCTCGGGGCGCTGAGCGACGACTTCGACGCGAGCGTCGCCGCGGTTCGCGGCATGCTGGCGCGGACGAAGGGCATCGCCGAAGCGCTGCAGGCGCACAGCGCGCGCCTGCGCGACGTCGCCGGCTCGACGAAGGACGCCAACGCTTCGATCGTACGGGCGATGGAGGAAATCTCGGCCGGCTCCGCGAAGCAGGCGGAGCAGACCGAGCAGGGCGTCGCGACGATTACGGAGCTGGAGGAGCGGATGGACGGCGTCTTGACCGCGACGGGCGTGTTGGCGGACGCGAGCGATCGCGCCAAGACGTCTTTACGAGACGGAGAGACGACGGTACGGGAGCTCGAGGCGCGTTCGGAGCGGACGGGGGACGCGCTTCGGGACATGTCGGCCGCGCTCACGGCGCTCGAATCGCGCGCGGCCGATATTTTCGGCATGACGAACGCGATTCACGACATCTCGCAGCAGACGAACATCTTGGCGCTTAACGCCTCCATCGAGGCGGCGCGCGCCGGGGAGCACGGCCGCGGCTTCTCGGTCATCGCCGAGGAGGTTCGCCTGCTGTCGCTGCAGGCGACCGAGGCGTCCCGCCGCATCGACGACATGCTGTCGCCGCTGCAGAGCGGCATGCAGGACGCCGCGCGGTCGCTCGCGTCCACCGCCGACAGCTTCGCGGATCAGCGGCGCGCCGTATCCGACGCGGGCGCGGCGTTCGAGGGGATCGTCCGCATCCTCGGCGTCTTCGAAGCGGAGACGCGGCGGATCGGCGAACGAGTGAACGAGGCGAAGCGGAAGCAGGCGGAGTTGGTCGGCTCGGTGCACGTCGTCGCCTCGGTCGCGCAGCAGACCGCCGCGGGCGTGGAGGAGACGGCCGCGGCGGCCGCGCTGCAGGACGAAGCGGTCGGCCGCGTCGCCGAGGAGGCGACCGAGCTGCACGAGCTTGCGGAGACGCTGTTCGGGGAAATCGATAAGTTTCGGGTATGA
- a CDS encoding glycoside hydrolase family 44 protein — protein sequence MGLLGKGLKKPIAAVGALALTAAALLPAAAPPAASAAEARESVYDDALNALYANYSWAQVDLAYAGDKRGGGTSIRMEPDDGRAMYLYRDRILTASDFETFEMYVKGEGLGGQQAKLVFQTGGVPQSEWMLHELVEGGIPADELVRIAIPADEVSPGNAWVDTIILSDVTGGDQPALLIDDIAFVGAGTGEQPGGEEPGGEEPGGEEPGGEEPGGEEPGENGPGGAPEVVSGISIYQEALGAGFQDFGWADHSLDYAGAYHTGERSIRMEPDNGGAVYLYSGVPIAGKSFESFEFWIRGGSAGGQQLKVSFLSGGRPIAEVPLSTLLPEGVAAGEWRLASASLASLGLLDQVFDAFVIADASGGDQPVVYLDDIVLRAKEVIPAALVETRLDKHQVVLLAGESQPLEMTAFYADGTDKVVSEQAAWVSDAPSIVSVEGGRVVGVSEGVAKITGTLGAQSASAYVQVADIEEAPLYRDGLEPGASNWSWHEKNLLSEAEAHSGRYSIEFLPGGWDGVWLNGDQERKFGETYGVRFWIHGGATGGQRILVHLYEAQGYVGTAELNDHLPNGALAPGEWHEVTLNAADFGVTDGAFTGIVFQAGTEQNQPVVYIDDVSFLRNTSPVLFPQPELPTVSVDIDTASDRKPIDENIYGINYDDMHPTTSTLPFPVERWGGNNTTRYNWKLDATNRASDWYFMNIPYDNSDGTETDQLIDRVDARGDEVLLTLPTIGWTAKDREVSWGFSVEKYGPQRSTAAVDGRPDAGNGELPNGDWMEPINDPHDTSVEIGPDFVVEWIEHLKNNGDKVNFYALDNEPEIWYVTHRDVRPEPTTYDDLWSMTKEYGSAIKAADPDAQIFGPVSWGWCAYFYSSADQCADGPDRQSHGGLPFLEWYLKQLQDYENSDPNGTQLVDYLDIHFYPQEGGIAEDNESSYVQKRRLQSLKSLYHPTFVDNSWIQEPIRLIPRMKEMIAQYNPDMKLAITEYNFGNGDGLTAGLAQAEALAIFGREGVDLATRFGNFKAGTPIEDAFAMYLNYDGLGSKIEGTSVKTSTSNVDAVGAYTIEGTNGEVYVLLFNKDTVARNASLTANIALTGEPEAYRFSLDERLQRVTPQLSTGEDGAAAIALPARSATLLVWK from the coding sequence GTGGGACTATTGGGTAAAGGGCTGAAGAAACCGATCGCCGCCGTCGGCGCGTTGGCGCTGACGGCCGCTGCGTTGCTGCCCGCTGCGGCACCGCCCGCCGCGAGCGCGGCGGAAGCGAGGGAGAGCGTATACGACGACGCGCTGAACGCTTTATATGCGAATTACAGCTGGGCGCAGGTCGATTTGGCGTACGCCGGCGACAAGCGAGGCGGCGGGACGTCCATTCGCATGGAGCCGGACGACGGCAGAGCGATGTATTTGTACCGCGACCGCATCCTGACGGCGAGCGATTTCGAGACGTTCGAAATGTATGTGAAAGGCGAAGGGCTCGGCGGCCAACAAGCGAAGCTCGTGTTCCAGACCGGCGGGGTGCCCCAGTCGGAGTGGATGCTACACGAGCTCGTCGAAGGCGGAATTCCGGCCGACGAATTGGTTCGCATCGCGATTCCGGCCGACGAAGTGTCCCCTGGCAACGCCTGGGTGGATACGATCATCTTATCGGACGTCACCGGAGGGGACCAACCGGCGCTCCTGATCGACGATATCGCGTTCGTCGGGGCAGGGACGGGAGAACAGCCGGGCGGAGAAGAGCCCGGAGGAGAAGAACCTGGCGGAGAGGAGCCTGGCGGCGAGGAGCCCGGTGGTGAAGAGCCTGGCGAGAACGGACCGGGCGGCGCTCCGGAAGTCGTCTCCGGCATCTCCATCTATCAAGAAGCGCTCGGGGCCGGCTTCCAAGACTTCGGCTGGGCCGATCACAGCTTGGATTACGCCGGCGCCTATCATACGGGCGAACGTTCCATCCGGATGGAGCCGGACAACGGCGGAGCGGTGTACTTGTATTCCGGCGTACCGATCGCCGGGAAATCGTTCGAGTCCTTCGAGTTTTGGATTCGCGGCGGCAGCGCCGGCGGTCAACAACTGAAAGTATCGTTCCTCAGCGGCGGCCGGCCGATCGCCGAGGTTCCGCTGTCGACGCTGCTGCCGGAGGGCGTGGCGGCCGGAGAATGGCGCCTCGCATCGGCGAGCTTGGCCTCTCTCGGGCTGCTGGATCAAGTGTTCGACGCTTTCGTCATCGCGGACGCGTCGGGCGGCGACCAGCCGGTCGTCTATCTCGACGACATCGTGCTGCGGGCGAAGGAGGTCATCCCGGCGGCCCTCGTCGAGACGCGGCTCGACAAGCATCAAGTCGTGCTGCTGGCCGGCGAGTCGCAGCCGCTCGAGATGACGGCGTTTTACGCGGACGGCACCGACAAGGTCGTCAGCGAACAGGCGGCCTGGGTCAGTGACGCGCCGAGCATCGTGTCGGTGGAAGGCGGCCGCGTCGTCGGGGTGAGCGAAGGCGTCGCCAAGATTACGGGCACGCTCGGCGCGCAATCGGCATCCGCGTACGTTCAGGTCGCGGACATCGAAGAAGCGCCGTTGTATCGCGACGGCCTCGAGCCGGGCGCATCGAACTGGAGCTGGCACGAGAAGAACTTGTTGAGCGAAGCCGAAGCGCATAGCGGGCGGTACTCCATCGAGTTTCTGCCCGGCGGGTGGGACGGCGTCTGGTTGAACGGAGATCAGGAGCGCAAGTTCGGCGAGACGTACGGCGTACGATTCTGGATTCACGGCGGCGCGACGGGCGGACAGCGAATTCTTGTGCATCTGTACGAGGCTCAAGGCTATGTCGGTACGGCCGAGCTGAACGACCATCTGCCGAACGGCGCGCTCGCCCCGGGCGAATGGCACGAAGTGACGCTCAACGCGGCGGACTTCGGCGTAACCGACGGCGCGTTCACGGGTATCGTGTTCCAAGCCGGAACGGAGCAAAATCAACCGGTCGTCTATATCGACGACGTCTCGTTCCTGCGCAATACGTCGCCGGTGTTGTTCCCGCAGCCGGAGCTGCCGACGGTATCCGTCGATATCGACACGGCGTCGGATCGCAAGCCGATCGACGAGAATATTTACGGCATCAATTACGACGACATGCACCCGACGACGTCGACGCTTCCGTTCCCGGTCGAGCGGTGGGGCGGCAACAACACGACCCGCTACAACTGGAAGCTGGACGCGACAAACCGCGCGTCGGACTGGTACTTCATGAACATCCCGTACGACAATTCGGACGGTACGGAAACCGATCAGCTCATCGACCGGGTGGACGCCCGCGGCGACGAAGTGCTTCTGACGCTGCCGACGATCGGCTGGACGGCCAAAGATCGCGAAGTGAGCTGGGGCTTCTCCGTCGAGAAATACGGACCGCAGCGCAGCACGGCGGCGGTGGACGGACGTCCGGACGCCGGTAACGGCGAGCTGCCGAACGGCGACTGGATGGAGCCGATCAACGACCCGCACGATACGTCCGTCGAGATCGGACCGGACTTCGTCGTCGAGTGGATCGAGCATCTGAAGAACAACGGAGACAAAGTGAACTTCTACGCGCTTGATAACGAGCCGGAAATTTGGTACGTCACGCACCGCGACGTGCGCCCGGAACCGACGACGTACGACGACCTGTGGAGCATGACCAAGGAATACGGCTCTGCGATTAAAGCGGCCGATCCGGACGCGCAAATTTTCGGTCCGGTCTCGTGGGGCTGGTGTGCTTACTTCTACTCCTCGGCCGACCAATGCGCGGACGGCCCGGACCGTCAATCGCACGGCGGCTTGCCGTTCCTGGAGTGGTATTTGAAGCAGCTGCAGGATTATGAGAACTCCGATCCGAACGGGACGCAGCTCGTCGACTACTTGGATATACATTTCTATCCGCAAGAGGGCGGCATCGCCGAGGATAACGAATCGTCGTACGTGCAGAAGCGGCGCCTGCAATCGCTTAAGTCGCTGTACCATCCGACCTTCGTCGACAATTCCTGGATTCAAGAGCCGATCCGGCTCATCCCGCGGATGAAGGAGATGATCGCGCAATACAACCCGGATATGAAGCTCGCCATCACCGAATACAACTTCGGCAACGGCGACGGCCTCACGGCGGGTCTCGCGCAAGCGGAAGCGCTGGCCATCTTCGGCCGCGAAGGCGTGGACCTGGCGACGCGCTTCGGAAACTTCAAGGCGGGCACGCCGATCGAAGACGCGTTCGCGATGTATCTGAACTACGACGGGCTGGGCAGTAAAATCGAAGGCACGAGCGTCAAAACATCGACGTCGAACGTCGATGCGGTCGGGGCGTATACGATCGAGGGAACGAACGGCGAAGTGTACGTGCTCTTGTTCAACAAGGACACTGTAGCCCGGAACGCCTCGTTAACCGCGAATATCGCACTTACGGGCGAACCGGAGGCGTACCGCTTCTCGCTCGACGAACGGCTGCAGCGGGTAACGCCGCAGCTGTCGACCGGCGAGGACGGAGCGGCGGCGATCGCGCTGCCGGCTCGTTCGGCGACGCTGCTCGTGTGGAAATAA
- a CDS encoding PstS family phosphate ABC transporter substrate-binding protein — protein sequence MSKGLARKSWLLLLAVAFAFVVAACGNNNAGEDATQGSEAPAAAPAETPATEAPANEPAAEISGEIKLDGSSTVYPVAQAVAEEFMNIHGGVNVTVGLSGSSNGIKAIINGEADIANASRLIKDSEVEQIKAKGDDVVEMPVAYDGITVVIHPENDWATEMTVEELKKIWVKDSTVKTWADVREGWPNEPITLFAPGAASGTFEYFTEAVNGEAKVAREDVTASEDDNVLVQGVAGDKYAMSYFGFAYYEENMDKLKAVAIKETADAPAILPSLETIGDFSYKPLSRFIYMYPLKSTLERPEIQEFVKYYMSDEGSALAGEVGYVPLDKATRDANLALLPQ from the coding sequence GTGTCGAAAGGTTTGGCGCGGAAAAGTTGGTTGTTGCTGCTAGCGGTCGCGTTCGCGTTCGTCGTCGCGGCTTGCGGCAACAACAATGCGGGAGAAGACGCTACGCAAGGTTCGGAAGCTCCGGCAGCGGCTCCGGCGGAGACGCCGGCGACGGAAGCTCCGGCGAACGAGCCGGCGGCGGAAATCAGCGGCGAAATCAAGCTTGACGGTTCCTCTACGGTATATCCGGTCGCCCAAGCGGTCGCGGAAGAGTTTATGAATATTCACGGCGGCGTGAACGTGACGGTCGGCTTGTCCGGTTCGTCCAACGGCATCAAGGCGATTATCAACGGCGAAGCGGACATCGCGAACGCATCGCGCTTGATCAAGGATTCGGAAGTCGAGCAAATCAAGGCGAAGGGCGACGACGTCGTCGAAATGCCGGTCGCTTACGACGGCATCACGGTCGTCATCCACCCGGAAAACGATTGGGCGACGGAAATGACGGTCGAAGAACTGAAGAAGATTTGGGTAAAAGACAGCACGGTAAAAACGTGGGCCGACGTTCGCGAAGGCTGGCCGAACGAGCCGATCACGCTGTTCGCGCCCGGCGCGGCTTCCGGTACGTTCGAATATTTCACGGAAGCGGTCAACGGCGAAGCGAAGGTCGCTCGCGAAGACGTAACGGCTTCGGAAGACGACAACGTGTTGGTGCAAGGCGTCGCAGGCGACAAGTATGCGATGAGCTACTTCGGTTTCGCGTACTACGAAGAGAACATGGACAAATTGAAGGCCGTCGCGATCAAAGAAACCGCGGACGCGCCGGCGATCTTGCCTTCGCTCGAGACGATCGGCGACTTCTCTTACAAGCCGCTCTCCCGCTTCATTTATATGTACCCGCTGAAGAGCACGTTGGAGCGTCCGGAGATTCAAGAATTCGTGAAGTACTACATGAGCGACGAAGGCTCCGCGCTGGCGGGCGAAGTCGGCTACGTGCCGCTCGACAAAGCGACTCGCGACGCGAACCTCGCGCTGCTCCCGCAATAA
- the pstC gene encoding phosphate ABC transporter permease subunit PstC, producing MENTREKPSITGRRSLFSSDSIMPKVLLLIAAISILTTVGIVFVLLEESFQFFRQVPFLEFITGTKWTPLFSDPHYGVLPLVTGTMVITVIASIVALPLGLGSAIYLSEYAPDRVRAFLKPVLEILAGIPTIVYGFFALTFVTPIIQQLLPQTKVFNALSAGIVVGIMIIPMISSLSEDAMSAVPNSLRNAAYALGATKLEVALQIVVPAAFSGIVASFVLGLSRAVGETMIVTLAAGALPSMSINPLQSVQTLTAYIVSVSSGDTTFGSAQYLTMYSVGFILFVITLIMNILAGYISRKFREEY from the coding sequence ATGGAAAATACAAGAGAGAAACCATCCATTACCGGTCGCAGAAGCCTGTTCTCTTCGGATTCCATCATGCCGAAGGTGCTGCTCCTGATCGCGGCGATCTCGATTCTTACGACGGTCGGAATCGTATTCGTATTGCTCGAGGAGTCGTTCCAATTTTTCCGGCAGGTGCCGTTCCTAGAATTCATTACGGGTACGAAGTGGACGCCGCTCTTCTCCGATCCGCATTACGGCGTACTGCCGCTCGTGACGGGGACGATGGTCATTACGGTCATCGCCAGCATCGTCGCGCTGCCGCTCGGGCTCGGCAGCGCCATCTATCTTAGCGAGTACGCGCCCGATCGGGTTCGCGCGTTTCTGAAGCCCGTTCTGGAAATTCTGGCGGGCATTCCTACGATCGTGTACGGCTTCTTCGCACTTACGTTCGTGACGCCGATTATCCAGCAGCTGTTACCGCAAACCAAAGTGTTTAACGCCCTTAGCGCCGGCATCGTCGTCGGAATCATGATCATTCCGATGATCTCGTCGCTCAGCGAGGACGCGATGAGCGCAGTCCCGAACAGCCTGCGCAACGCGGCCTACGCGCTAGGCGCGACGAAGCTCGAGGTGGCGCTGCAGATCGTCGTGCCCGCCGCCTTTTCCGGAATCGTCGCTTCCTTCGTGCTCGGTCTGTCCCGCGCGGTCGGCGAAACGATGATCGTGACGCTCGCCGCGGGAGCGCTGCCCAGCATGTCCATCAATCCGCTGCAGAGCGTGCAGACGCTGACCGCTTATATCGTATCCGTCTCCAGCGGCGATACGACGTTCGGCAGCGCGCAATATTTAACGATGTACTCCGTCGGCTTCATCCTGTTCGTCATTACGCTGATCATGAATATATTGGCAGGCTACATCTCTAGAAAATTCAGGGAGGAATACTAA